The genomic interval gctgagggaaaagaacttgcaggCCATGCTGAGGCTGtgaaagctgagctgctgcagggagagatgtcctcccgtgggcacggggagctgccttggcacgggacgggagcgcccccggccctgccttctcctgcttgaaaatatcacctggaccccggctcaggggggctaaatcagctggactccaggcagctctgtcagctgcccccagggacatgggtggggctgggggatgagggctttagaTAGCCAGTTGTTTGgagcagatgcctgtccctgtcccgatgctgctgagcttccttggacgctctgcccgttcctggcacagctggcgttcaaggggcagctctgcacgggaatatccaccctccgtgaggcactgtgagggtatggcagcaggaactgagcagggaattgggggctgtgggataattcacgggaactagcaaagctgagagcgagccccgagtctgggccctgcacagagaacaatctttgtgctgccctgtcacctttttcttctgattctttttttttttttttctttcaggtgctggacttgcctctgtggatgtgtgctgagctctcactacagggggactgtgaggcctgactggctgtgagtttgtgttcttctcacaggagaatcagaaatgatcattaattagaccacagaaatcttttctgaaacctttcccctttcctgccctttgctggtaagtcttttctttctgcctttaactctacagctgttccctgatgtcattgcccctgtctcacttctgtgcagctcctagctggggaagACTCATAATAGAGCTTgtaacaagtaagcacttgtttctacacttctttttccaaaactttcaccagaacttaatttcactagttaggaagcgtggtgaggggtgcaggaggagcaggaataggagagggaagccttgagcactgcaggctacaaagatatgcatttatcaatttgatttagtcctgctgtgttaaggatacataaataggcaaaatccaaggcacagggtgaagttcctgtgacaatgctactgtgtgttatcttgaattactcagtgtgccccatttccctttaataagtgctctgatacccctgtagaaacaaacacaacatgggtgggacaaTGCACCTCACACTCCACAGAGTGGCACCTCCACCTAGTGTGGCAatgccattttagtacagcccaactgtctcacagcagagggccaaaggcccctgggaaaacaattctggcaccctgagcccttccccggctctgtggggtgcccctgagcccttccccggctctgtgtgccccagctgccctgtcacctcaccccatggacacactgctccctgcagcacacacacactgctgccttcctggcagctcccaggcacctaccagccacgtgttggacgggatcaggagggaaaacagcccttctgcagccattttctgggcagctggcagtgattcacgcacaaggggcatggataccatcagtgggttcccctcaaagtctgtccacatccagcagcacacggtgctattcaccatctgcatcagtgacacgcacagggagttagggaggagaactccttagttcagcaggaagcagcagggcaggagaggggagaggggctcactgggatgggatgggatgggaagtacacagtgagcctggcaaatggcccctgcagggagaggctgtgcaaggagaatggcaaagtgtaactcagaatggcaattattagtagagttttggttggaaagggcatgaaaagtaccctcacctggacaagagttatttcactctgtgatgtattgacaggagtgcccaaatcccagctggagtaacccttgtgatgccatcagcattgggaatgtctggctctgagagttctctgtgtggcagggggtcccaacttcagggaaatagtggggccctggaaaggcaggagagggaatcctcaaaggcctgagagcctggtttgtgacagagaactgtagtggtgggaagactcaaagttctgaaatttttgaaagtgttgaggcttttgaaaatactcttcaaaaagaatgaatttgttatccatgtgcacttgggatcaggcagagaatcctgagctgcagttccaggtggagtggttcatgccagacccttgtagccctggaacagcatttttgacgtgaagtccctgtaagactctgagaagaaactcagactgagatttgttggtgtcgctgCACACTCTGAggtagagagggccaagagctgacccactgtcagtcatttccagctgtgttacctgtgatttcacacagaactggcgctgtgatttgtggctgctggtgtcaaggtgaccaagaactctgtagaaggggattccagtggaggggttggaaaggcaaagggctgtgctgggtgccccaccttggcagcagctctggggtctcaggctggcagccctcctcagcttttccacaagggataaatcactttaatgtgtgaagggaaataaagtatttttactgttaaattaactaTATAGATCAAACGTCTTGCAATGTGcttgcagtccttcagaattttctccaggtaacatttgctgaatgacacctttcagatcccagtcccccttaaagcagcttgggatgctcaaacttagagggcttttccagttgtaggaacaaggaaaatgcagtctgactgctgctgcccagtcctgacccagaggagtgtctgtagcagcagagggtggcagcccagggtgaccagcaccttgccattgcaggtggcacccgggtgggtctggagcgttgtcttctggttgcaaccccgttgttttgttgtgatcccgtgttcaggatcctgggaggagcagctgtctggaggcagggaagggcagtcccagcatggtcctgtagaagctttcctgtcatcctcctggtgctcctcagagctgtagatggaaagaagtgggctgtgctgtgccactgccagcatctccactgctccttgctgggtgattctcttgcaccaaaacaggacagttctgcccccttcaccttctcattaaatcagagtcctgagcagaggaaggtCACTAGCCTGATTTTCAGGCAACTCCTTGGAGAGGGAAGTAGTGATTTTAAATGGGATAGAGTGCCCTGGGCTCAATTCCCCagcttttgtctctctctgccaTTCATGTTAGGGTGGTCAGTGGAGTATGGCAGGTGGTGGATAATTGTTGAAACCGAAAAATTGGACTTTTTGTGCCATAATAAAATaagcctgagctgctctgatgctgttgcagctgcaggactgttACAGTCAGGAGGCAACAGGAAATGCCAGGGGTGGTGCCCTCAAGCATTCCACCTTTCTGGAAtgtgcaggtgcagggcaggtaatctgtcctctctctctcccaggCTTCTTCATCAGACCTTTCTACGAGATGATGCTGGGGAAGCCCATAACCCTGAAGGACATGGAGTCAGTGGTAAGAGCCCATtgaacctgtgccagtgctcacagGCCCCTggctttccacagctctgcactaaTTGCCCATTTTCAAACTGCCTAACTGTGATCTGCCCTAGGACAGCGAATACTACAGCTCTCTGAAGTGGATCCTGGAAAATGACCCCACCGAGCTGGATCTCATGTTTTGCATAGATGAGGAGAACTTTGGGCAGGTATGTAAAGGTTACTTGCATCTCAGGACCGGTGGTTGCCAACAAGTAGCTCAGTGCTGACAGTCTGGTGGTGGtgaaagcagctgggagctcagctggccgtgttcccagctgggagcggggctgccagctcctgtcagggagctgtggcacctctgggaCAAGCTGGAGATGCAGCTGAGTGAAATACTTGCAGTGAGGAGGATGAAGGGTCCCACAGTCCAGCTGGGACATGCTCAGGGACTCTCTGGTTCCTAAGGCTGAAGGTgctgcaggggagagcagcagaaggacacCAGGTCCTCTCTGTAGTGCCTGTCACAGCTGGTGCGCCAGGGGAAGCTGCCAGGTTTAAAAGGGTCACAGCCTATGGGGCTCTTTCTCCATGACAAATGAAAATGTTGTAGACATTACATTAAATTAGTTGGCTTAGAGGTTTTTATGacctttttttgcattttcctttgtttactTCTGAGCCCTAGATCCTGGCTCCAGGTACAACTGGAGCTGGGGACTGGAGGCCTTTTATAAAAACTgacttcagcatttcaaaccATGCATTCAGTGTCCCGTCAAAAATATCCTGATCCActttccagtgctgcctttttcctgAAGCACCATAAGGTTATGGATTTCATGGAGAACTAGGAGCCACAGAATAGGAAGGTTTTGTAATACACCAGTTGGCTTTGGGCAGTTTCAGTATGTGAATTAGCTTCTTGTATTACAGATCATAGCTGTTATAATTTTGTGTATATAAAGTACCTATTTTGTGgttctattttatataaatatataatttcattattataaataataattgtaataaaatgatCAGTAAATAGCCAGCCCTCTCTGccagttttcccttctgtcaGCGCAGGTTTGTTCAAAAGTgtctctcccagctcagggataCAGCTCAGGATATCCGAGGGCCCAGgtgatttctgttccttctgcttgtttcacttgCAGGTGTTTCCCAGTCCAGCTCGCTGAGCCTCCGGCTCTGACATTGGCACGTTCttcattccagctctggctctgagatgctgcacttgatggctgctccagttccttccagctctgggtaaaTAACTGGTGTCTCTTGTGTAATCTGTGTCCGTGTTCTGTCctttgtgtccatctgtgtCACCTTTGTCACATCTGCATGCTTTATCAGCATCCTTCCGAGCCACGGTAGCCAGACTCTACTCGTGTACTTTCCTGCATTGTGCTTATTCCAGCACATGTACCTTTTTACTTTTGAGACAGAAAGAAGTACACAAGATCTTCTCATCCATCTTCCTTCTCAGCTTTGGTAGCGCCTGCTTTTCACGTGCCATTCTCTCGGCCTTCTGTAGGGGGTGTGTTAGACCCTCCTTATGTGCCCTCACTAGTTCCATAGGTTCTATCTTTCTAAGAGTGTTGGGCTTGAGACTTAATCCTCCAGAGAGTTATCTCCAGTCCTCATCCATGGTGTGTACCTACCTTGGCTTACACTGTATGTAGCTGTCTTGGCTTATGTTGCATGTACCTTTACTGTGTGCATCTCTACTGTATGGGCCTTTATTGTGCCCCTTAGCTCggagctgccctggcacccgCTTGGGTAGAACAGTTACAGAACTTTATTGTTCCTCTCTTTTCTATGGGGTTTTGGGCAGGAAATGTGTGGGATCACCTCTAGctgaccagctcctgctgtctcGCAGGTCCCTGAGGTGGGTTCCCATCTCTGCAGTCACCATGCTGCCGATTTCCCTGGAATCTCCCGCTGGGTGTTGAAGAGCAGCAGCCGGGGGATGTGTTGAAGCATCCTCTTCATGCAGCGTTCCAAGTGAGGGTTGCAGTCAGCCTGTCAGCTGCAGAGTGTGACAGGGGGAGCGTGTGTGAGTCTGTGTCTGCTGGGagagtctgtgtctgtctggagagtttgtgtctgtgtctgtctgctcttgtctgcctgtgccagtgtgtgtGCTGACTGCTTCTAACCTTGTGCATATGGTTTTTACCTTTTACCTTTGtcaactcatttttaaatttagaatagAAAGTCCCCAGCCagagggttgggtttttttccccccagctgaGTTTTTTCCTTAGTCCCAGCCAACAAGACTATGTTCATCCCAGAGGTTgggcatggacagtcccagtaccCAGGGTTTTGTCAGCAGGAGGGTTTTTGaggcatggacagtcccagtaccaggTTTTTGTCAGCAGGAGTGTTTTTCAGGCTCCTAGGAGCACTGATGGCCGTGGTGTAATGGAGCAGTGGAGACAAGAGCCACGGTGAGTTTTGTGTGTGAGCTGAAAGAGTCGTGTGTGGTGCACAAGTGTTCTTCTTTCTGTGTGCTGCTTCTGTGTTGGGTTTCATGTGTAAATAATAGCAACTGTAATCAAcacttcagaaacagaaaatggttCTATTgcattaatatatatttttggtttgtgttcCCTGTATTGTTCTGTGTTTGCacttgctgctgcatttccatgcATTGCTCTGTATATAATTCACCTTTAGCAGCCATGTGTCCA from Oenanthe melanoleuca isolate GR-GAL-2019-014 unplaced genomic scaffold, OMel1.0 S381, whole genome shotgun sequence carries:
- the LOC130266957 gene encoding uncharacterized protein LOC130266957, which gives rise to AAARAGAPFNAAQPVPARSIRERSCWDAAGSSSERCAERDAGTGPGAARILRRSGFFIRPFYEMMLGKPITLKDMESVDSEYYSSLKWILENDPTELDLMFCIDEENFGQVFPSPAR